Proteins from one Capricornis sumatraensis isolate serow.1 chromosome 2, serow.2, whole genome shotgun sequence genomic window:
- the PIF1 gene encoding ATP-dependent DNA helicase PIF1, with translation MLSGTQAAAAECEDGELRCRVAVEELSPGGQPRRRQSLRTAELSLGRNERGELMLRLQAPGPAGRPRCFPVRAARLFTRFAAAGRSTLRFPADSTPRASAVQLLLSDCPPDRLRRFLHTLRLKLAVAPGPRPGSARTQLLGPRPRDFISISPVQPEELRRAAATRVTDTRPVKRPTEPPAGAKPRTEVARWPLPVKRLRLPPTKPELSKEQAAVLRAVLKGQSIFFTGSAGTGKSYLLKRILGSLPPTGTVATASTGVAACHIGGTTLHAFAGIGSGQAPLAQCVALAQRPGVRQGWLNCQRLVIDEISMVEADLFDKLEAVARAVRQQNKPFGGIQLIICGDFLQLPPVTKRSQLPQFCFQAKSWRRCVQVTLELTEVWRQTDKTFISLLQAVRLGRCSDEVTRQLRATAAHKVGQDGIVATRLCTHQDDVALTNERQLQELPGEVHSFEAMDSDPEQARTLDAQCPVSQLLQLKLGAQVMLVKNLAVSRGLVNGARGVVVGFEAEGRGLPQVRFLCGVTEVIRADRWTVQTTGGQLLSRQQLPLQLAWAISIHKSQGMSLDCVEMSLGRVFASGQAYVALSRARSLEGLRVLDFDPVVVRCDPRVLSFYATLRRDRALSLESPDDEEATSDQENVDPNL, from the exons ATGCTTTCGGGCACCCAGGCAGCGGCCGCAGAATGCGAGGACGGAGAACTGCGGTGCCGTGTGGCTGTGGAGGAGCTGAGCCCCGGTGGGCAGCCGCGAAGGCGCCAGTCCCTACGCACGGCGGAGCTGAGCCTGGGTCGTAACGAGCGCGGCGAGTTGATGCTGAGGTTGCAGGCGCCAGGGCCCGCTGGGCGGCCGCGCTGCTTCCCCGTGCGCGCCGCGCGGCTCTTCACCCGCTTCGCTGCAGCCGGGCGCAGCACTCTGCGGTTCCCCGCCGACAGCACTCCCCGGGCCAGCGCCGTCCAGCTGCTGCTCTCGGATTGCCCCCCGGACCGCCTGCGCCGCTTCCTGCATACGCTGCGCCTCAAGCTGGCTGTAGCCCCGGGTCCCCGGCCGGGCTCCGCCCGCACGCAGCTGCTTGGCCCGCGGCCCCGCGACTTCATCAGCATCAGCCCGGTGCAGCCCGAGGAGTTGCGGCGCGCGGCGGCCACCCGGGTCACGGATACCAGGCCGGTGAAGCGGCCCACGGAACCTCCGGCGGGAGCCAAGCCCCGCACC GAAGTCGCAAGGTGGCCCCTGCCTGTGAAGAGGCTGAGATTGCCCCCCACCAAACCAGAGCTTTCCAAGGAACAGGCTGCTGTCCTGAGGGCTGTCCTGAAAGGCCAGAGCATTTTCTTCACTGGAAGTGCAG ggacggggaagtctTACCTGCTGAAGCGTATCCTGGGCTCACTGCCTCCCACGGGCACTGTGGCCACTGCCAGCACTGGGGTGGCAGCCTGCCACATCGGGGGTACTACCCTCCATGCCTTTGCAG GCATTGGCtcaggccaggctcccctggcccagTGTGTGGCCCTGGCCCAGCGGCCTGGTGTGCGGCAGGGTTGGCTGAACTGCCAGCGGCTAGTCATTGATGAGATCTCCATGGTGGAAGCGGACCTGTTTGACAAGCTGGAGGCCGTGGCCAG AGCTGTCCGGCAGCAGAATAAGCCATTCGGAGGGATCCAGCTCATCATCTGTGGGGACTTCCTGCAGCTGCCACCTGTAACCAAGAGATCCCAGCTCCCACAGTTCTGCTTCCAG GCCAAGAGCTGGAGGAGGTGTGTCCAAGTGACCCTGGAACTGACTGAGGTGTGGAGGCAAACGGACAAGACCTTCATCTCTCTACTGCAAGCTGTGCGGCTGGGCAG GTGCTCAGATGAAGTCACCCGCCAGCTCCGGGCCACAGCTGCCCACAAGGTGGGGCAAGATGGCATTGTGGCCACAAGGCTCTGCACCCACCAGGATGATGTGGCCCTTACCAATGAGAGGCAGCTGCAGGAGCTACCAG GTGAAGTACACAGCTTTGAGGCCATGGACAGTGACCCTGAGCAAGCCCGGACCCTGGATGCCCAGTGTCCTGTTAGCCAGCTCCTTCAGCTAAAGCTGGGGGCCCAG GTGATGCTGGTGAAGAACTTGGCAGTGTCTCGGGGCCTGGTGAATGGCGCCCGAGGGGTGGTAGTCGGGTTCGAGGCCGAGGGGAGAG GGCTACCGCAGGTACGGTTCCTGTGTGGAGTCACCGAGGTCATCCGTGCTGACCGCTGGACGGTACAGACCACTGGGGGCCAGCTCCTCAGCCGGCAGCAGCTGCCCCTGCAGCTGGCCTGGGCCATTTCCATTCACAAGAGCCAG ggcaTGTCCCTGGATTGTGTGGAGATGTCTCTGGGCCGTGTGTTTGCCAGCGGCCAGGCCTACGTGGCCCTCTCCCGGGCCCGCAGCCTAGAGGGCCTCCGCGTGTTGGACTTTGACCCCGTGGTGGTTCGCTGTGACCCCCGCGTGCTGAGCTTCTATGCTACGCTGCGGCGGGACAGGGCCCTCAGCCTG GAGTCCCCAGATGATGAGGAGGCAACCTCAGACCAGGAGAACGTGGACCCGAACCTTTGA